A stretch of Halodesulfovibrio sp. MK-HDV DNA encodes these proteins:
- a CDS encoding GNAT family N-acetyltransferase, with product MLIRNEHKNDVDRISEIQFAAFDGHPIHAGAAPTEHLIVERLRAADALTLSLLAEENGEVLGHIAISLAIVGECNQGWYLLGPVGIVPNKQRQGIGSALIREVLMQLQGSRAEGIVLVGDPEYYNRFGFKSFSGLSYSGVPEQFILGFSFSNKDPEGEIIAHEAFRTPKLEVKSPPKESETPRRSRHYLSVSHRK from the coding sequence ATGCTGATTAGAAACGAACATAAAAACGACGTTGATCGTATTTCCGAGATACAATTTGCCGCATTCGACGGGCATCCTATTCATGCCGGAGCTGCGCCCACAGAGCATCTTATAGTTGAGCGGTTACGTGCCGCAGACGCGTTAACGCTTTCGCTTCTGGCGGAAGAAAACGGAGAAGTTCTTGGGCATATTGCCATATCGCTCGCAATCGTAGGTGAATGCAATCAGGGCTGGTATCTTCTTGGTCCTGTTGGGATTGTACCCAATAAACAGCGCCAAGGAATAGGGTCTGCATTGATCCGTGAAGTTTTAATGCAGCTACAGGGAAGCCGTGCAGAAGGTATTGTTCTGGTAGGTGATCCAGAATACTACAACCGTTTTGGTTTCAAGAGCTTTTCAGGGCTTTCATACTCAGGAGTCCCCGAACAGTTTATTCTGGGTTTTTCTTTTTCAAACAAAGATCCGGAAGGCGAAATCATAGCGCATGAGGCTTTTCGTACTCCCAAATTAGAGGTGAAAAGTCCCCCGAAGGAGAGTGAAACTCCACGTCGTTCACGTCATTACCTTTCCGTATCTCACCGTAAATAG
- a CDS encoding DUF1835 domain-containing protein, with product MMKQTKHIIFGPSAAGSLRYIINEYRLNQDVISINDDLSNGPLQTIEDRIEFGKKLINSIDPDDEEFAKYVELAIKSWPSPENFTDCKVILWHCENAPEQLMLQMVVKQLQDFEELYEVALDNKISLARGTGEYTPEKLGSFIGTETKISPERKHELIRNWNQTVQQNGTLRIWKNEAVVTVDERYYDALLLHNCKNEFVNAARIVGETLGITDQLLSDTWLNYRLLQLVEMQKIQARGNLKQLRSFEVSLIQ from the coding sequence ATGATGAAGCAAACAAAGCATATAATTTTTGGCCCGTCAGCTGCGGGGAGCCTGCGATACATCATAAACGAGTATCGCTTGAATCAAGACGTAATCTCAATCAATGACGATCTTTCAAATGGCCCTTTGCAGACTATAGAAGACAGAATCGAATTCGGAAAAAAGCTGATTAACAGCATTGATCCAGATGATGAAGAATTTGCAAAATACGTTGAGCTGGCAATAAAATCGTGGCCTTCTCCTGAAAATTTTACAGATTGCAAAGTTATTCTTTGGCATTGTGAAAATGCGCCAGAACAACTCATGCTTCAAATGGTCGTGAAGCAACTTCAGGATTTTGAAGAACTCTATGAAGTTGCTTTAGATAATAAAATTTCATTAGCCAGAGGAACAGGCGAGTATACTCCAGAAAAATTAGGCTCATTCATTGGAACTGAAACAAAGATTTCACCCGAAAGAAAACATGAGCTTATTAGAAACTGGAATCAAACTGTTCAGCAAAACGGCACATTGCGTATTTGGAAAAATGAAGCAGTTGTGACCGTTGATGAAAGATATTACGACGCTCTGCTCCTTCATAACTGCAAAAACGAATTCGTAAATGCCGCCCGAATTGTTGGTGAAACTCTTGGCATTACCGATCAATTACTTTCAGACACATGGCTAAACTACCGCCTTCTACAGTTGGTAGAAATGCAGAAGATCCAAGCCAGAGGAAATTTGAAACAGCTGAGAAGTTTTGAGGTCAGCTTAATTCAATAA
- a CDS encoding MATE family efflux transporter, whose protein sequence is MSTSTESLNEHAYRKSPAKTFASMSVPVLLSLIAEPLTGLVDTAFVAKLGTEPLAALGIGTMVLSSAFWIFNFLGIGTQTEIAHCVGAQNKKETATTASTALILSLAIGFIAALLPIFFLPQISKFMGAEGVMQNLSIDYMTCRLAGGPAVLFTMASFGIFRGLQDMRTPLIVTTVVNALNVVLDWVLIFGIGPFPELGVTGAALATTFSQYVGMAITLYALHKKLGIKPIFDAPRCRRLLSIGWDMTVRTGLVIAFLLYCTRTATQAGAIEGAAHQGIRQFVMFSTMLLDTFAITGQSLTGFFKGKNDTLMIKQVIRQTFGYSFITGIIIGGLMIAGADLFAELLIPPASYAVFYSAWTIVALFQPTNSLSYATDGILWGIGDFAFTRNAMCISCIIGIGFIMLITMFQPPQPVMWIWLATGAMTLIRSALGCYRCWQLTKA, encoded by the coding sequence ATGAGTACCTCTACAGAGTCCTTGAACGAACATGCATACAGAAAATCGCCTGCAAAAACCTTTGCAAGCATGTCTGTTCCAGTGCTCTTATCCCTCATCGCGGAGCCGCTTACCGGTCTGGTAGACACCGCATTCGTTGCCAAGCTTGGTACAGAGCCGTTAGCAGCTCTCGGTATCGGCACCATGGTGCTTTCTTCCGCGTTCTGGATTTTCAACTTCCTCGGTATCGGAACACAGACAGAAATCGCGCACTGTGTCGGAGCACAAAACAAAAAAGAAACTGCAACCACCGCCAGCACAGCACTCATTCTTTCGCTCGCCATCGGTTTTATAGCAGCCCTGTTACCCATATTCTTCCTGCCACAAATTTCAAAATTCATGGGCGCTGAAGGCGTCATGCAAAATCTATCCATCGACTACATGACATGCAGACTCGCAGGTGGCCCCGCCGTGCTCTTTACCATGGCTTCCTTCGGTATTTTTCGTGGATTACAAGACATGCGTACGCCGCTCATCGTCACCACCGTTGTGAACGCACTCAACGTAGTGCTCGACTGGGTACTCATTTTCGGTATCGGCCCGTTTCCAGAGCTTGGCGTCACAGGCGCAGCACTGGCTACAACCTTCAGTCAGTATGTCGGCATGGCAATCACGCTCTACGCATTACACAAAAAGCTCGGCATCAAACCAATATTTGATGCTCCACGTTGCAGACGTCTACTCTCCATCGGCTGGGACATGACTGTCCGTACAGGGCTTGTCATTGCCTTCCTGCTCTACTGCACACGCACCGCCACACAAGCTGGCGCAATCGAAGGTGCAGCGCATCAAGGTATTCGCCAATTTGTTATGTTCAGCACCATGCTGCTCGATACATTCGCCATCACAGGACAAAGTCTCACAGGATTTTTCAAAGGCAAAAACGACACCCTCATGATCAAGCAAGTTATCCGTCAAACATTCGGATACAGCTTCATAACCGGCATCATAATCGGCGGTCTTATGATCGCAGGAGCCGACCTTTTTGCAGAATTGCTTATCCCGCCAGCATCATATGCTGTGTTCTATTCCGCATGGACGATTGTAGCTCTTTTTCAGCCAACAAACTCGCTATCCTACGCAACAGACGGTATTCTATGGGGTATCGGTGATTTTGCATTTACCCGAAACGCCATGTGCATCTCCTGCATCATCGGTATCGGATTCATTATGCTCATCACAATGTTTCAGCCACCACAGCCAGTTATGTGGATTTGGCTCGCAACCGGCGCCATGACGCTTATCCGCTCCGCCCTCGGCTGCTACCGTTGCTGGCAGTTGACCAAAGCGTAA
- a CDS encoding radical SAM protein, with protein MASSNIRPKLLVADKDGNIYDHPELLMLCRRGNDLAQPRPDELMPLPEGSDIFMLPGRRALGLDGEDGEVEQMEEFAVAAFVAPAHTLTAHAAYKSDDDAPTLPLFAYGAVGFANGKFYVAAKRVDQDVRQVFKGFSGKKINRFANVILEKYKENRLMQHIMNKCVLKYSCPAAKNLAIGRYEAPLPTSRTCNARCIGCISFQENTSQICASPQDRLDFTPTAEEVCGVMRHHATNEKEKPIFSFGQGCEGEPLTEAKMITEAITMFRAEGGRGTINMNTNASLPDKVAELADAGLSSIRVSLNSAREEVYTRYYRPNGYCFADVKQSILEAKARNKWVSLNLLYFPGVTDSEPEFEALVNLITDTKLDFVQLRNLNIDPEMYLELLDGIDFGASMGFTFFRKRLKKACPWINFGYFNPFVDEE; from the coding sequence ATGGCTTCTTCAAATATTCGCCCAAAGCTTCTTGTGGCAGACAAAGACGGTAACATTTACGATCATCCAGAACTGCTTATGCTGTGCCGCCGTGGTAACGACCTCGCTCAGCCGCGTCCGGATGAGCTCATGCCGCTTCCTGAAGGCAGTGACATTTTCATGCTGCCGGGTCGCCGTGCACTTGGTCTGGACGGAGAAGACGGCGAAGTTGAGCAGATGGAAGAATTTGCAGTGGCAGCATTTGTTGCGCCTGCACATACTCTTACTGCCCACGCCGCCTACAAAAGCGATGATGACGCACCTACCCTGCCGCTGTTTGCATACGGCGCTGTAGGCTTTGCCAACGGCAAATTTTATGTAGCAGCAAAAAGAGTAGATCAGGACGTACGTCAGGTTTTCAAAGGCTTCTCCGGTAAAAAAATTAACCGTTTTGCCAACGTAATTTTAGAGAAATACAAAGAAAACCGTCTCATGCAGCACATTATGAACAAATGTGTGCTCAAGTACTCCTGTCCGGCAGCAAAAAACCTTGCAATCGGTCGTTACGAGGCACCACTGCCTACGTCCCGTACCTGCAACGCCCGCTGTATCGGCTGTATTTCTTTTCAGGAAAACACTTCCCAAATTTGTGCCTCCCCGCAGGATCGTCTGGACTTTACCCCGACAGCGGAAGAAGTTTGCGGCGTAATGCGTCACCATGCAACGAACGAAAAAGAAAAACCAATTTTCTCATTCGGTCAGGGCTGCGAAGGCGAACCGCTGACTGAAGCAAAAATGATCACCGAAGCGATTACCATGTTCCGTGCAGAAGGCGGACGCGGTACCATCAACATGAACACAAACGCTTCCTTACCGGACAAAGTGGCAGAACTTGCAGACGCAGGCTTGTCATCCATCCGTGTAAGCCTTAACTCTGCCCGAGAAGAAGTCTACACCCGCTACTATCGTCCAAACGGCTACTGTTTTGCGGATGTAAAACAGTCCATCTTGGAAGCAAAAGCACGCAACAAGTGGGTTTCACTCAACTTGCTCTACTTCCCTGGCGTAACAGATTCCGAACCGGAATTTGAAGCGTTAGTGAACCTTATTACGGATACAAAGCTCGATTTCGTTCAGCTTCGTAACCTTAATATTGATCCGGAAATGTACTTGGAGTTACTGGACGGTATCGACTTTGGTGCAAGTATGGGCTTTACCTTCTTTAGAAAAAGACTCAAAAAGGCATGTCCTTGGATTAACTTCGGGTACTTCAACCCGTTTGTTGACGAAGAGTAG